From Branchiostoma floridae strain S238N-H82 chromosome 5, Bfl_VNyyK, whole genome shotgun sequence:
TTGGTTTTGCTGATCAAGCTTGGCTTGGTTTGTGTGGGCGTTGCTCTTTCTTCACGATATAATTTTGTCCAAGGAAGTGCTGAGATATTTGGCTCTTTCGTATGGCTCTTCAACTTGTTACAAAtgggccgttccaaaaaataaatgtggagGGGGGGTTGAAGAGGTCGGATTTTCCAATTGCTTCATCCCCCCTTTGGATTTCATCCGAGGGCCTGACCCCCCCTTTGAATTTCATCCGAGTGCCTCGACCCCCGTCTAATTTCATCCGAGAGCtccgacccccccccctttattTCATCCAAGTTCCAAATGCCTCTTATACCCCTTTTATTTCAACTGAATAACCTTACCCCCTCATAATTTTCATCCTAGAACCTTGCccttacagtactgtaactaAGATAGGAGTAGAAGTATCTAAATCCAGATTTTCTTGACTTTTTTGTAGAAAAACCCATATCCAGACCTATCTCGACCCCCCCGTTCAAACGAAATCCATATCCAAGATTTGCTTGACCCCCCCTCGGTAAAATCCGACCTCTTCAACCCACCCcccacatttattttttggaacggcccaaTCAGTGCCACCAAAATATGTCGAGAAACCCACGACTTGCTATATTTTTTTACTGACCAAGTAGTACCctctatttttgcagtcttcTATTTTGATCCCCAGGCCAAAAGTTGACGAACTAAAGGAATGTGACATCGTAAAGATTTAGACCTCGAATACTTTTAGTTCTTTCAGTTTGGGTATCTTAAAAAGATTTTGATACTCTATTGATATGGTTTACATGTATTCAACAATGTAATGCAATGTTAACACTATATTGCTGActattttgttgtttattttgtatatttccaGGGTTTATTAGTTTACAGTAGCTTTAGTTGGGCTTTAGAAGAATGGCTaggtacaacaacaacagtcgcgGCGGATCAAGCCGGAATCATTTTGAGGAGGAGGAAAATTTCGAGGCCGTGAAAGACGACTACTACTATGGAACCGATCGGTAAAGAGTTCGCTTGAAAAAATATTTGTTCAATAATGTTCTCTAAAGATACAAGAAATTATGTTATGATATGCCGGCTATTGATTTAAAATTCACTATAAATACGGAACAAGTTCATGCTACTCTATGTAGAAATGAGAAAAAACAATGCAGCtttacaaagaaaacatttgctccTTTCATACTTGTGGTGTCTTTTGTACTTGAATGCAACCTAAACTGAAGTGTGAGACCATTTACAGTAGCAATCAAAAGTCATTACAttagcatttgtttgttttgtagggATGAAAGAAGGAGGGACAGAAGAGAGGGCCGCTATGGTGACTTTACGAACCGCGAGCGCGGACCAGAGTGGGACCGGGAGCGATACCGGGACCAGGGAGGAGACTACGACTACCGGCGAGCGCCCAACAGGGAGAACAGGGACTGGGACAGGGAGCGGGACTACAACAGAGAACGAGACAGGGACAGGGAGAGAAATGACAGATATGAGGTTAGCTTATAATGTGTATTTAGTGGGGTTCAAAAGTTATCGTAAAATATGCATATAAATGTGGTACAGACCGTACGTATAGTCAGTGTCATGCAAATGCAGTATTTGCATATGAAAAACAGTGCTAGACACTGAAAGCTATAattgtcaaagaaaacaaatgaataaaacaataaatctgTTATCATTAGCTGATAACAGCAAAAAAGAGTTTAAAAGAGTTAAAAACTTTAAAGTCACATCTAAAAGGAGCTCATACTCATAGAAACATTATCACTGTGGTATGTATCGTGTAAATGACCATTCCAAATGTATGTATCCTGGATGGATAACTGCAGCAAGActgttacatacaaatgttgTTCTGTTTAGGACCGCCAGCGTTACGACCAAAGAAACTTTGATAGAGAATATGACCAGCGAGATCGTGACTCCCGAGGTCCCCCAACGTCAGCCAGTGAGAAGCCCAGCAAGATCATCATGCTGAGGGGACTGCCACAGACAGTGGATGAAGATGAGGTACGTTTGGGCGACTGACATTGTTGTGCATAGTCACAAACACAGTACTAGTAACACATACATACCAACACAGTATACCTCACATACACTCTTTGTCAGCACTGTTACCATCACCAAATGTGTTTGGTTATGCATTCTACAAGAAAACACATACAGCTAGCTGGTTGTTGAAAGTTGGAGTAAGTTGCAGTGTTAGAAGTCAAGTGTTTGAAGTCAATTGTCTCAATTTCCATTTCACTAAGTGATACTTAAGTATTTTAAACTCAGCAACACCATCTTGCAACACATAAAGGAACTGCAACTGTCATTTAGTTAGGGCCTTTGCTGTATACTAGTGCCTGCAGTTATTTAGCACAGAACACTGGTGTTACATAGCAATTGGAATTTAGAGATTCTGTGTGTAAATTTTTGTATCTGGAGCTCTGGAATTTTCAAGAGCTGTTCATTGTCTGAATGGTAACAATTGAATATGTAGAGCAAAAAAAGTTGATATTAACCATATGAGCTGTGGAAAGTAGTCCTTAATTGACTGATGTGACAGTGCATTATGGCCACTTCCGCTACAGTTAACACATCCACCACCCGTGACATTTTACGAGGACTTTCCATTCCTGCTATGCTAAAGCCTTCGTGTTATGTGGTCCAGAGAGAGGTGTCCCTGTACTACTTGACGTCAGAAGTCCAAATATAGGACAGTCTTGCCTTTGCTCTTTATAGCAGGTATCATAGGAATGCTTCTCTCAGTACACCATGCAGCCAGAGCTTAGCCATTCTGTTAAATGGTGGTTCTATCAGCACTGCCAAAATGTCTAACTACATGTCTTGACcatctgtttgtatatatttaaTTTATAGATGGTATTACTAAATGTAATGTTTATTGGAGCTACAATTTCTCTGGCCTAATCCCTCATTAAGTTGTGATTATGTTTGTAAACCTGTATGATAATAGTTGGGTAAGTGTAATCTTAACTTGAGATTTTATTGCTAATGCTTGGAAATGGTGCTACTAACCGGCTGCTGGCGTCAATATGCCGTGCTGCGTTTCCTGTGATGCCTGTGGAATACAGCGATTGTTGTCGCATCTTCCGGCTTTAAATCGCGCGCTCCAAATTTTCTACACTGGAATCTTGCGCAAAATGTCGGTCAGCATTGCGAGGTGTACGTGATAGATCACTTAACCCTCAGTCGGGGTTGGCATGGCGTTTTTATAAGTGACGACGTCTGGTATGTTTACAAATGACGTTATCGCTTGGTCGGGGTCACATGACTCGCATCTACGACATCACACGTCAGTGACGTACTGACAAGTGAAGCTTGGCCTGTCAAGAGTCCAGTAAATTATCGCAACACGATGGTTTCCTCTGGCAGTGGGCAGGAGGAATGAAAAGGCAGCAGTTCGTTTCCGTATCTCACGGCGGTGATGTGGATTCATGACtctctgatgatgatgacttggCGAGAAAACCCATGTAGGAATAATGTCCTTCCAAATGCTTTGCTGTGTTCTCCTGCTTCCTCATTGCgcttagtactagtagttgatcTATGTAAACTGGTACAGAATGACTGCAATATTAAAACACCAAAGATTTACTGTTTAACGTTAGCTGCTTTCACTCCTGTGACTACAGTCTGGTCAAGTGATGCTTCATTCTGGTGAATGGTCAAGAGCCTGTCagactacatgtattcatagCTGCTGTTGTATCTGTCCTAAAAATACCCATGACCTTCATCCACTCCCACCCTGATGTGCCCTTGCTTTAAAGCCTTGACTATTAGGAAGGGCAGGGACTATGATTAGGCTGCCTCTGCCATCTTTGTGGTTGCCATGCCAACAGTTGCTAGGACAACTTCTGCTGGGACATGTCTTCGCCTTGGTAACAAGAGCGTGCCCTCAGCACGTCCGGCAATCAGGTATTACCCCTTCTCTCCTTTTGCAGAGGGATGCTATGTATAGGAGAATAATTATAAATATGTGGGGAGGCTTAGACTGGCGACTGTTAGGGGTAACACTACAGGACATCTGCTGAGCCTAAATCACATCTGACAGTTAGTGCGCTAGAGTATGTCACCCCTGAATCACTCACGTCCATATATAAAATTGGGACCCGTATTTACGGGGTGCCCGCTGCGTGATTTATTGAAATTTATCAGATATTTTTATCCTTGCATTTAACCCGGTGGCATCGGTCACCACTTTTCATGGTTTTGTCGTGTAGTTGGACACGAACAAACAAGCCCTGGAAACCGACAAGTCGTTTTATCACCATTTGAACAAGTCTTTTACAAGATATTATTTGTCAGCGTCCAGGCTGGTTAAGCTGGCCCTTCACCTTGAATAGTTGTGAACAACCCCTGGGTGATTAAGGATTGATCGCACAGTGGGAGTAATGCCACAGAGTGAATCCTGTTTCAGAATTCCTTCTGAGTTACAGGTGGTATGTGGTTTCCTTGTCTGGACCTGTGGTTGCGTGATCAGGCCCTGACAGAAGATCCATtgggaacttcaagcctaattTGGCATCCATGACACTCTGCCTTATAGGGATGTCTCTTGCACTGACCCTGTGGGTTGTGTTGCACCCTAGTGGTTCACCAGTGTTACAACAGGCACTGGTTTGTAGGAGTGCACCCTTACTCCACTCCCGTTCTTTTGTGAAGTTCagacttcttctgtatttcCTGTTTCATTCCCGTCGCAGTTCTTTCATCCGTTTGCTTCCAAGGTCAGTCCCGGTGTGTCTCTTTGAATATcgtttgtttacatttcttgttgctgttgttgtgaaGTGTCTGAGATTTGTAATTGGTTGCTTCATGTTTATCAAATGGCCTCCTGTGTTGGTTTCTcgctgttttctttctgtcccatCACACAGAATTGGAACGCGAAATCCGTCGAACATGGCCATGGACGTGAGGCACTGGATTCATCTCGGGGACGGCGTTTACATGCAGTCATTTCTTACACCCTCTAGTATCAAAAAGGCTTGTCATTACTTTACTGTCTCCAGTCATCCAACTGATTATTGCGCAGTTAATGAGAATGGTGGTGAACTCACTGCTAGAAATGGTCATGAGTTCCTTGTAGAGAGGCCTGACTATTTGTAACCCCTCAGAAAGTATGGGAGCTATGGTGAATACACACAAATGTGTGTTTTTGGTTTACCTCCAATTTCCCAGAGACAGGTGCAGATATGATTTGAGACAGGTGTTGGTAAAGCATGGCCCAGAGAGATTTAGAATGTGTGCCTGGCTTTCCTTTTCTACTCACCCATGAAACAACTGTGAAGATTGCCATTTTTCACTGTCAGTTTAGTCTAGCACCAAGGGAGCAGCAGGCAGTTAACTTTTGGTAGTGATGAAGGAATGCATACATATCTAGGGGAGTCGCTTGCTATCATGAATGTTGGAAGATATTCTTCATCAATCTTTATGTTGTTAGATACTCTCATAATTGTTTAAAAGAATGGCATGTGAGAAAAGACAGGTCTCAAAAAAGGAGGGTCTACTATTTACAAGGGAGATAGCTTGCAAACTGTGCTTTGTAACAGGAGTTAGTTCATGGATATCAACAATACTGTGGTGTGTTAGAAAATGATAGGTGCTTTGCCATAATGTCTCTTGTAAATGTTTTTAGTTGGAAAGTCCAGTGGAGGAACCCATCATGGATCCAAAGGTTTGTCCTAAGTAGAGTTGAAGCTCAAGTTAACAATTTATGTGAGCACAGATGCCTTATTTACGACACACAACCTGACACACACTTGACATGTACGCAACCCTCTTAACATTTTTGGTTGTATTTTTCTGAATGACAATTATCTTTGCAAAATGTTCTTTGAGTTGTTTCAATATCTTTCTATTGAGAGAATTGTTATCATTCAACTTGCAGCTGCTTTTGGGCGGTAGTATGGACTGCTAACTTGTGCTAAgtcattgttttctttgattCCAGATACGTTTAGAGCTGCAAGCTTTCGGTGCACCCCTGAAGGAAGTGAGGCTCatgaaaaggaaagaaacagGTGGGATACAAACACTGTTCCTTTCtctgtgttttgtattgtaCTTGAGTTTGAAAGAAAGGCATCATGGCAATATTGGGCAGGCAGCTAGGCAGTCACTCACTGAAAAGCACTATGTTGTTGGGTCTGGGGGAACGTTATACACGGGGCTGGGTTTCACGTGGAATGCTCTGTCAAAGACAACTGGCACCACTGGGTCACATTTCAGAATGAACCAGTATCATAAATAGTATCCTTGTTGTTCACTTTGACTGTGGTGCGGATCTATGACAATGAGGTATAGTTAGCCCGTCACGTTTCGGGGGCATAGCGAAGGCGCCCCCTCACGTCTGCGCCCCCGGAAAAGGTAAAGCGAGAATGTTGAGCGCGCTCCCGCCCAGTTTCATATTTGGCGAATGTGACAGGTAAAGATGATTCTTTGTAAGGTGATAGCATATTTGTGCATCTGGAGTGGTAAGTAAGGGTGAGTATACTCTTTCCCTATGTTATGCCAAAGCTGTGGTGATTGTATCAGGCCATGTAATTCTATCTCATGAAGTGCAGGGGATTGAGTTCAAGGGTACACTAGGGGTTACTACTATAACTGTGCTTGGCTGTAATCCAGAACCTACTGTACATCAATATCAGTAGTATGTAAAATTGAGAAATGTGCTTTACATTTGTTATTGGTGTTGGGCATTCATTCTCGTATAAATCTTTGTGATAGGGAGTTTTGAGTGCTCTTCAGTGAGTGATGATTTTGACGAATTTGTaaagaaaagggaaaaaaagagtGCCTGCACTGCCATGCCTTTACAAGTGTTGTCCGCAATACCGCAGGGTTGGACGACCCCACACTAACACCCCACGTTCTGAATGCCTGTCCCCAGGTGCCTCCCGCGGCTTTGCCTTTGTGGAGTTTGAAAACTTGCAGGACGCAACTCGCTGGATGGAACAGAATCAGGTTTTGTCATAAGTTTACACCACTACTGCAGTGTCCACTACTCTTCCCAAGTCAAGTCAAGCCTCCATTGGTAGTTCAAACTGGAATCACcaggaaaaaacaaaacagaaaaacagacgGAAACTCTTATCATTTCTGCAAAGTTCTTGGTGTCCTTTTCTTTCATTCGTTCGTTTGTTGTGTACTTTCACACTTGTGATTCAGTGGGACTGAATTCCCCAAAAGGGGTGCCAGTTACggagacttttttttcaaatcatagAGTAGACTGCTTCATCTGCATGTGCTTGTTGTCTTCCATATATGTATTATAAGGTAGCTAGGTGGGGGTTAGAGTACTGGGCAACCCATACACTCTTAAATGACACCCAACGTCACACTGTGATTGGCTCGTAACAGGATAGATGCAAAGATAGAGGTACCAAGGTGCGCCGTACTTGTGTGCGTCCAGGAAGATGACACTCCACCTAAAAGAAAAGCAGATGTTACACATCTTGACTGTCAACATGTACACGTTAGCCTATCACACTGTGACAAGGATGCACGCCTCAACACAGGAAATAAAGGAGCACTGCTCGTTTTTGGAAAGACTACACCAAAATTATGACCATGCCATGCAATGAGTGGCATTCACTTTTATACTGACACTGTTTTGAAGCTAtacaactacaaatgtatcagCCAGAATCATAAGTCAGACGTATCTTTGATAAATTGTAATTCTTATGGACAAAAGTATAGCTGTTTTAAAGCTGTacattctctttcttttttttagagTATTCAActttctgtatctgttaaaCTTTGTCAGTGCTCCTTTAAAGTTAACACACAATCAACACATTACATCTGCTATCCTAGACAGATCTGTAAGTTTACTCAAAATAGAAGTGTTAAATTGacttttcattatatttcatcCTGAAATCTGATTGGACAAACTAATAACTTGATTACAGGTCTGTCTAGATGTGCAGTGAGATGAGACTATTATGGGTTGCCTGTAGTGAATCAGTAGCCTACTAGTATATTCTCTTCATCTCTGGGTGGGAGCATGCTGCTTTTATGTCACGTAAAATCAAAAATTGTCCAAACTCACCAAAACAGTCTTCAAAATATCCTGTGGTCACAAGTTATGCCGTGGAGGCAACAGTTTCCATATTCTTGCTGTCACTGTTAGCATTTTCAACAGGGGTATTGCTTGGGTGGTCTGGTCATGGGGCTAGGGAGCTGGCAAGAATCGTGTGCTACATGTGAACTGTCCAAAACTGCTTCCTCTAGTCTTAGCAACAAGTCCAAGCTAATGCTTCATGATTTTTCGTAATATTAGGAAAAGATTctgaaaatgtaacaataaatAAAGTTGCACATTTTGGtagaaaagaaggaaatgatGCAAGATGTAACTAAAATTTGTGCAAAGCAAATATTCTAGATGAAGCAGTTGACATTCAATCTTTTAAATCTGTCTTGACAAGACTGAGCTATGAGGGAGGGGGTCTCCTTGTATATATCCTCTGTGAAGTTCAGAACACCAAGCACTGTGATATCCGATAACACAGTCCAACTGCCGATGTAAACAAGCTctgcccccccaccccctccgcTCTGTCATGGATGTGCTTCCCACCGCTTCTACCCCGTGAGACGCAGCAACAAAAAAATGGACCAATCAATGCATGGATGGCATGAGGCCCGACACCGCCACACTCACCCGTTCTCTTCGCAGGAGGAACAACTCCCAGAAGCTCCCTCTACCAAACCAATGACTAACTGTCCCCCTGAAGGTTGAAGGGTTTTCCATATTACGCTATTGTCTGCGCTGCGTTTGTTCCTGTACTGACGACCGTTATCATTGTCTCCCCCTTACAGCACCAGCTGATGCTGCGTGGCCAACGTGTGAACATGCACTACAGCACGCCCAAGCCTCAGAAGGAGGAAGACTGGCAGTGCAGTAAGGTGTGGATCCCTACAAACTCTAAGTTAATTGAAAAACATGTGTCAGCCCCCCACCCCATCCATGCATACACACCTCATTAAACTCAGTCTCTACAGCATTGTGGTCACTTAAAGAGGGCATAAAAACTCTTGAATGACAACCAGAATTTGTGAGCTTTTTACAAAGACACCTAGGGCAAAGAGAAAGGACAAGATTTTGTGTGAATGTTCGTGGAGTGATAGGTAAAAATTGTATTAGGAGCATGACTagtgtgtttgtaaaagaaaGTTTTCTGAGCGATAAAttaatttacaatgtacaaagtaatTGCTTGAAAAAGAAAGAGACCGTGGTAACTGCAAGTCGTTGGAATATGTCAGTAACAAAGACTGAATGAATGTTGTCTGAGTTGAGGTGACTGTAAGATTTAGGGACTGTAAATGGTTGTAGCAGTTTGAGGTTGCCCAAAACAATACAGCCCTCTCTAGCCCTCTTGCCCGCAACTACGACATCTACCCTTTTGCTGCAAGGTTTGACCACTGCTGTGGAATAAACTGTATCAAGTTGTGCATAACCACACAcataaaatgttatgttaaatGATCTCTTATAGTGTGGGGTGCACAACTTCAAGCGTCGAGACCACTGTTTCAAATGTGGCATATCCAGAGAAGGTGAGTGCTCCCCATAGCATAGAGGAAAACCAACCCCCTGTTGTGGAGTAAGTACAACAAACTAGAGCTCTCTGGCTAATGCCATGTGGTTGCACTAACACTACTGGTTGTTATGTCTCTGGTTCAGCTGACCAGTACTAAGTCATGCGTTCATGGAGGCTGCACTCCCATGCTGTGGTTTAAGAGCACTGCTTGGTACACAGTATAGCGTATCGTCCTGTTGTAACAAATCAGAGCAAGCTGTAAGTTAATGCAGTCGGTAATATGTTGTTCATGGACTAAGAATGGGGTTCATCATATTGTGGACTTTGGTTGAATTGTCAGTTGAGAAATGCATAGACTTGACAACATCCATTCCACACATGTCATCCATTGAATATAGTCTGGTGGGGTTAGAACGTGTATATGATGCTCTTAAAATAAATGTAGTTAGGAAAAAGAGTTGGCATATCTTGTGGCAGCATCATTGCACAGCTTTTCTGCACTTTGCTGGTTAACATTCTGTACACAGTGTTCATTCCAACATTGTGTATCAGTCGTAAATTGTCTCTTTCTTGTGCTTGGAGTGACTCAGAAGTGTGTCTTGGAGAGTTCCATAGAAGGAGCAGCAGTTAGGCAGTTCCTTTGTCTCTCATATAGCATGTCATAGAGGGGTTTGCTAATAAGAAAAGTTCCTGGTAAGTGTCCGTGTGGCCAATGCTCAGATAGCCACAGCATGGTAGTGCAGATGAGAGGGTACAACGGACTCCACACTCATGGCGATAACAACAACAGTGTTCTTTTCCACAGAGTCATCTAAGACGCTGAAGGAGGGAGAAGGATATAATGAAGTGGGATCACAGCCGTCCAATAGTAAGTCACTATCCTAAGTAATGAAACTAATAGTACCATACAATGATGTGCTTATTACTCCACCCAAAGGAACTGGACTATTGCTTTTTCTTGTGAGTCTATGGCCTAGTATGGGTATGTTTTTCAATTGCAAATGTAGTGTTTCCATGCAAATATACACTGTTGGCATCTGGGACGGTTGCAAAGCCTGTGACTGCCATGTTTTTAATTGTGATGTGATCCACTTGTTTGCTTGATTCatctatgttttgttatttctctAGTTTTGTATACTTATTCTCCGGACCAAAATGTTAAAGTTTGATAAGCCATTTTTCATTGGTCCGCGCAGCTCTCATCTTCCGTGGTTTGGACACCCTGACGACGGAGGAGACTCTCCGCTCGACGCTGGGCGCGCTGTCCACGGTTCACATCCACAGCATCCGACTCATCAAGGACAAGCTGACGCACACTTCCCGCGGGTTCTGCTTCGTGGAGATGAACACGGTGGAGGAGGCTGCACAGATGATGGACGTGTTGATGGCAGTCCGACCGGCCTTCGCTATCGATGGGAAACAAGGTACCTTCCTATGATTCAAACCAGTACATAATCTATACTTGTCCCTAAGACAGCTTTCAAATCTTTGTCTCACAGTTGAGTTTTCCAGAAAGTAGCCATATAGAAAAATGAAGCACATTTTCCAACTGCAAATCTAACCATCTAATTTGATTGGGCTCTTTTTCATGTACCATGACCAATTCATGGCCAATTAGACCTGACTTTGCTATTGATGGGAAACAAGGTACTGTCCTATGACTCAAACCAGGAAATAATCAATATCCGTTCCAAAGGCTTTAAACCCATGTTACACTGGAGTTTGCCAGAAAGTTGCCATATAGAAAAAGCATATTTTTCACCTCCAAATCTACACCATCAAATTGGATGAGGCTTTTTTTTCACTAAACGATATACTATGATCAAGAAAACAAAGTTGTATAATTATAAAAAATGTCATCTACAGCTTTTAGACACATTGATTTAATCAATTTTCTTGCTAGTAATACAAATACGATTTCCCAAATGCTTATAGACTAAGTATGGacgtttatttattcattgtgcCAACATTGCTCAaccttttctgtttctttttcagTGAATGTTGCCTTTGCCAAACAGGGAAAAGCAGGGTAAGTTTGAGTTAACTTTGTCATCTTTTGCACACAGTGTCCATATATTTCCGTCAGTCTGTTTCCTAGGACATTGTATCTCCACACATCGTTTAACTGGTAGTTTTTAATGCATTTTTCTTTGTGATTTTATTGCAGAAGTAGTGCTCCGAGTGGTGTAGCCGCCGCTGCAATAGAAGCTGCCCAGTGGTCACAGGCACAAGCACAGGTACGAAATCTCAGTCCTAGCTGTTACAACTGTGGCATTTTAAGCTTGTTGCCTGTAGCTATTATTGATGTTACAAATTTGTCTGTATGTGGCCACCTGTGGAGACTACGTGGCCTCAGTTTTTACTAGTAACATATCACCAAGCAAGAACGTGAACTCTGTCAGAGTCTATGGCTTCGCCAGCTGTGGTCACGTTTCATAATCCCCCCTAATCGCTGACTTTAGATTAACTTTATTAAAAGACACCAGTGTCCAACAATGCTTTGAAAGGAAATAGCATGCGTATGTGCCCTTTGTAACTACATGGCTAACGCCTGCATTAGAAAGAGATATTTCCTGCATTATACAGAGATATTTACGTCAAGAATTTCTTAATGATACCAGTGATAAGAAAGCACAAAACAGATGTGTCACATGGTGAATGCATTAATGCATTGGAACAAAATCAGATAGCTGTCTCAGAGGAAGATGAAAGCATTACAGTTCAAAAGAATACTGTGTAACTTGACACTAAATTTAACTTAGCGTTGTGCTGGAAATAGAGGGGATATCGAACATTAACAGCTGTATCTtataagtaaagtttgttgaacTTGTAGCAGAATGTTTGCTATGAAGCATAATACTTTTTCGTTAGCCATAGTGCAACCTGGCTTTGCTACGgcttgactttttttttggccaagtACAACACGACTAGTCTACCTGCCCTACACGTCTTGATGCATGTTGGGTTCTTTATGTGCAGAGGTTGGACACCATAAATTCTGTCATACATGGGCTGGCTGGCTTTATGTCCCCactctgaaaaaaatgttgaagtttGGGTTGTCAAGTTTTGAATGAATCATCATGGAAACGTCTATCTTTTTACCAGGGGACGGACCAATCGTGGGACCAGACACAACAACAGCAGACGTTCGCTGCCGCCCAGGACGGACAGTTCAGCCAGGACCAGACTACGGACTATGCCGCGTACTTCCAGAGCGGAGACTACGCTGCGTACTACCAGCAGCAGGGCATCGACCTGGCCCAGTACCAGCAGCTGgcagcagctgcagctgcagctcAGGCCGCGGCCGGTTAGTCCCACATGTAGCTTACACATGCTCTAGCCAACATTCCTTTGCCATGTCATATATCTACGGATAATTAACTGTGATAATGACATTGTGGTTACTATAGTGCACTTAATAAAGAAGAACGAAACTTTCATTTACTGTTAAGGAGATGGCTTCAGAGTGAACATTGTGGAAAGCTTTCATAGTTTGGTTCGAACTTGCTTGAGTGCGccgcagtcgaaaatttgaacAAATGTTTAGTTCCTTTGCCCAAAGTTGTTAAAGTGATGTGCAGTTGATGCCACAGCCATCCTTTTTTcacaataaacttgagttttctcaggttggcatgataaaaatagaatacaacacagggtATTACCTTGGGCGGTACGGAATaccctgtgttgtattctatattcctggatgtctaaccttcatcaatgcaaGTAAGTGAAACAATCTGATTTCTTCAGCAGCTGCAGGAGGCACAGGTGCCGCCCAGACTGCCCTGGAACAGGTGCAGGCGGCACAGCAGTTCCAGAAGCAGCAGCAGATCATCCAGCAGCAGATCGTCACCCAgatgcagcagcagcagaaacTCAGCGAGCTCACCACGGAGGAGAGACTGGCATTGCAGGTGGGTGAAATGACAGCACAAGAGC
This genomic window contains:
- the LOC118416933 gene encoding RNA-binding protein 10-like isoform X1, which gives rise to MARYNNNSRGGSSRNHFEEEENFEAVKDDYYYGTDRDERRRDRREGRYGDFTNRERGPEWDRERYRDQGGDYDYRRAPNRENRDWDRERDYNRERDRDRERNDRYEDRQRYDQRNFDREYDQRDRDSRGPPTSASEKPSKIIMLRGLPQTVDEDELESPVEEPIMDPKIRLELQAFGAPLKEVRLMKRKETGASRGFAFVEFENLQDATRWMEQNQHQLMLRGQRVNMHYSTPKPQKEEDWQCSKCGVHNFKRRDHCFKCGISREESSKTLKEGEGYNEVGSQPSNTLIFRGLDTLTTEETLRSTLGALSTVHIHSIRLIKDKLTHTSRGFCFVEMNTVEEAAQMMDVLMAVRPAFAIDGKQVNVAFAKQGKAGSSAPSGVAAAAIEAAQWSQAQAQGTDQSWDQTQQQQTFAAAQDGQFSQDQTTDYAAYFQSGDYAAYYQQQGIDLAQYQQLAAAAAAAQAAAAAAGGTGAAQTALEQVQAAQQFQKQQQIIQQQIVTQMQQQQKLSELTTEERLALQVGEMTAQELGRQLWAPGILQAQQWSQQVAQYQQVIDPAAVATQVVAATTAAAVATTIPVSTATVAAATTQAAVSAAATPTTPALTIPFVSLDQPNYQVYPTPDLSTFQYDETSGYYYDPQTGLYYDASTQYFYNSQTQQYLYWDQEKLSYLPAPTDAAEQQGGDGKDNREEKKKKKEKSAQKIAKDMERWAKSLNSMKETKKFVPIGIGMKPSPKSAEEKVSATADAGFAILEKKASLAERQQSVLEAMQRKKEEDVKPSPVAQNSLVDAYGGGSDSEEEEDDPQKRQTSLAPDEEQLLDWKRMACLLCKRQFPSKEALSRHQQLSDLHKTNLDMRRRSVMTAEELEALEKRERDMKYRDRAAERRQKFGIPEPPPPKRKREDYMGKVQSKYEEPTKHGIGSENIGNKMLKAMGWAEGTGLGKKKQGITAPITAEKRTMGAGLGMKGSSYGTEAGDTYKESVKKIMRQRYYETS
- the LOC118416933 gene encoding RNA-binding protein 10-like isoform X5, which gives rise to MARYNNNSRGGSSRNHFEEEENFEAVKDDYYYGTDRDERRRDRREGRYGDFTNRERGPEWDRERYRDQGGDYDYRRAPNRENRDWDRERDYNRERDRDRERNDRYEDRQRYDQRNFDREYDQRDRDSRGPPTSASEKPSKIIMLRGLPQTVDEDELESPVEEPIMDPKIRLELQAFGAPLKEVRLMKRKETGASRGFAFVEFENLQDATRWMEQNQHQLMLRGQRVNMHYSTPKPQKEEDWQCSKCGVHNFKRRDHCFKCGISREESSKTLKEGEGYNEVGSQPSNTLIFRGLDTLTTEETLRSTLGALSTVHIHSIRLIKDKLTHTSRGFCFVEMNTVEEAAQMMDVLMAVRPAFAIDGKQVNVAFAKQGKAGSSAPSGVAAAAIEAAQWSQAQAQGTDQSWDQTQQQQTFAAAQDGQFSQDQTTDYAAYFQSGDYAAYYQQQGIDLAQYQQLAAAAAAAQAAAAAAGGTGAAQTALEQVQAAQQFQKQQQIIQQQIVTQMQQQQKLSELTTEERLALQLWAPGILQAQQWSQQVAQYQQVIDPAAVATQVVAATTAAAVATTIPVSTATVAAATTQAAVSAAATPTTPALTIPFVSLDQPNYQVYPTPDLSTFQYDETSGYYYDPQTGLYYDASTQYFYNSQTQQYLYWDQEKLSYLPAPTDAAEQQGGDGKDNREEKKKKKEKSAQKIAKDMERWAKSLNSMKETKKFVPIGIGMKPSPKSAEEKVSATADAGFAILEKKASLAERQQSVLEAMQRKKEEDVKPSPVAQNSLVDAYGGGSDSEEEEDDPQKRQTSLAPDEEQLLDWKRMACLLCKRQFPSKEALSRHQQLSDLHKTNLDMRRRSVMTAEELEALEKRERDMKYRDRAAERRQKFGIPEPPPPKRKREDYMGKVQSKYEEPTKHGIGSENIGNKMLKAMGWAEGTGLGKKKQGITAPITAEKRTMGAGLGMKGSSYGTEAGDTYKESVKKIMRQRYYETS